The Fimbriimonas ginsengisoli Gsoil 348 genome window below encodes:
- a CDS encoding phosphoribosylanthranilate isomerase, translating to MTKVKICGLTRQQDAELALEFGADAVGFIHEPKSPRFVGEGEYKWIERLAPFAPKIAVFGRVDRPVPQGVFDLVQGVEWEIFPVPYPKRIHVLRLRNGQKADDLINQTVNASALMLDAYKEEAYGGTGHQVDWNLAAEIVQRAERRVILAGGLTPENVAEAIRRVRPYAVDVASGVESAPGVKDAAKLRDFIQAAKQA from the coding sequence GTGACCAAGGTCAAGATTTGCGGCCTGACTCGGCAACAAGACGCCGAGCTTGCGCTTGAGTTTGGCGCCGACGCCGTCGGATTCATCCACGAGCCCAAGAGCCCGCGCTTTGTAGGCGAAGGCGAATACAAGTGGATCGAGCGCCTCGCCCCCTTTGCGCCGAAAATCGCCGTCTTCGGACGGGTAGACCGCCCTGTACCACAAGGAGTTTTCGATTTAGTTCAAGGCGTGGAATGGGAAATATTTCCGGTGCCCTACCCAAAGCGGATTCATGTGCTTCGGCTTCGGAACGGGCAGAAAGCCGACGATCTAATCAACCAGACCGTCAATGCGTCCGCCTTGATGCTCGACGCCTACAAAGAAGAAGCATACGGAGGGACCGGCCACCAGGTGGATTGGAATCTCGCCGCGGAAATTGTCCAGCGCGCCGAGCGCCGGGTGATCTTGGCCGGGGGCCTTACGCCGGAGAACGTGGCCGAAGCAATCCGTCGAGTTCGGCCCTACGCGGTCGACGTTGCCAGCGGCGTCGAATCGGCTCCGGGGGTAAAGGACGCGGCTAAGCTGCGCGATTTTATTCAGGCCGCAAAGCAGGCTTAA
- the trpC gene encoding indole-3-glycerol phosphate synthase TrpC has protein sequence MSVLERIFARKAEEVAAAKSSVPPAEIERQARAAHPTRGFLNALKHPAADLALIAEVKKASPSKGLIRPNFDVTEIARSYARAGATALSVLTDEHYFQGSPSYLRLAKEASGLPCLRKDFLNDPYQVYEARAWGADAILLIVAALSDGQLRDLHALATDLEMDVLVEVHTDDEADRALKLGAPLIGVNNRDLSDFHTTLVTSDRLLPRIAPHALAVSESALETRADLDRVKSAGAGAVLIGTTFCAAPDIEAKVREVMVGQA, from the coding sequence TTGAGCGTTCTCGAACGGATTTTCGCCCGCAAAGCCGAGGAAGTGGCCGCCGCGAAGTCGTCGGTTCCTCCCGCCGAGATTGAGCGCCAAGCCCGAGCGGCCCACCCCACGCGCGGATTTCTGAACGCTCTCAAGCACCCGGCCGCTGACCTTGCCCTCATCGCGGAGGTCAAAAAGGCAAGCCCCTCCAAAGGCCTGATTCGACCCAACTTCGATGTGACCGAAATCGCCCGTTCTTACGCGAGAGCCGGCGCGACTGCCCTAAGCGTATTGACCGACGAGCACTATTTCCAAGGCAGCCCTTCGTATCTCCGGCTCGCAAAAGAAGCCAGTGGTCTCCCTTGCCTCCGAAAGGATTTCCTTAATGATCCGTACCAGGTTTACGAAGCCCGTGCCTGGGGCGCCGATGCGATCCTCCTCATCGTCGCCGCCCTCTCCGACGGACAGCTTCGCGATCTGCATGCTTTGGCAACGGATTTGGAGATGGACGTCCTTGTCGAGGTGCATACCGACGACGAGGCCGATCGAGCACTAAAACTGGGAGCCCCGCTCATCGGAGTGAATAATCGCGACCTCAGCGACTTTCACACCACTCTAGTGACCAGCGACCGGCTGCTCCCAAGGATCGCTCCCCACGCCCTCGCCGTCAGCGAAAGCGCCCTCGAGACGCGCGCCGACCTCGACCGGGTCAAGAGTGCCGGAGCCGGTGCCGTGCTCATTGGAACCACCTTCTGCGCCGCTCCCGATATCGAAGCCAAGGTCCGCGAGGTGATGGTTGGCCAAGCGTAG
- the trpD gene encoding anthranilate phosphoribosyltransferase — MSFPDLVQPLIERKDLDPEMAEELMRYLISGEATEAQIGAVLFGLRMKGCTTREIASFVRVMREKAASVTHSHRDLVDTCGTGGGVPTFNISTAAAVVACAAGVRIAKHGNRSISGMGSADVLETLGAQLSADPERLAHMLETVRLVFLFAPAHHPAMRHVAAARKQLGFRTVFNQLGPLSNPAQAQRQLIGVYDAGLMRSMGEALRELGTERALIVHGNDGLDELSPCEPSEYVKVWDGKVSTGTLTPESFGLEPMPRSAVAPGRDLDDCAGIFREAVGDAESPRAGAVIPSAAATIWLAGLEDDLPSAARRAKLAIANGLATAKLQEIIEFGGRL; from the coding sequence ATGTCCTTCCCCGACCTCGTTCAACCGCTGATTGAGCGGAAGGACCTCGATCCCGAAATGGCCGAGGAGCTGATGCGGTACCTGATAAGCGGCGAAGCTACCGAGGCGCAGATCGGCGCCGTGCTGTTCGGGCTTCGAATGAAGGGGTGTACCACCCGAGAAATAGCCTCGTTTGTGCGCGTGATGCGGGAGAAGGCCGCTTCGGTCACCCATTCTCATCGTGACCTCGTCGATACCTGCGGAACGGGCGGGGGGGTGCCGACCTTCAATATCTCCACCGCGGCCGCGGTCGTGGCATGCGCGGCGGGAGTTCGAATTGCGAAGCACGGTAACCGTTCCATTTCCGGAATGGGAAGCGCCGACGTCCTCGAGACCCTCGGCGCCCAGCTTAGCGCGGACCCAGAGCGGCTGGCCCACATGCTGGAGACCGTTCGCCTCGTCTTCCTCTTCGCGCCGGCCCACCACCCGGCGATGCGGCACGTGGCCGCCGCTCGTAAACAGCTTGGATTTCGAACCGTGTTCAACCAGCTCGGACCGCTTTCCAACCCGGCTCAGGCGCAACGACAGTTGATCGGCGTGTACGACGCCGGCCTCATGAGAAGCATGGGCGAGGCCTTGAGAGAGCTCGGCACCGAACGTGCCCTAATCGTCCACGGCAACGACGGACTCGACGAACTCTCACCCTGCGAGCCGAGCGAGTACGTCAAGGTGTGGGACGGAAAAGTTTCCACCGGCACTCTCACCCCCGAATCGTTCGGTCTCGAGCCGATGCCCCGCTCCGCGGTCGCTCCTGGGAGAGACCTCGACGACTGCGCCGGCATTTTCCGAGAAGCCGTGGGGGATGCCGAGTCGCCGCGAGCGGGCGCCGTTATCCCGAGCGCTGCCGCCACGATCTGGTTGGCCGGCCTGGAAGACGATCTGCCGTCCGCCGCCCGCCGAGCGAAGCTGGCGATCGCAAATGGGCTCGCTACCGCGAAACTCCAAGAGATCATTGAATTTGGTGGCCGGCTTTGA
- the ilvE gene encoding branched-chain-amino-acid transaminase has product MPRLVWLNGQVMPLENATTSVADHAHLYGDGLFEGIRIYDRKVFKLDEHLRRLYHGISYLGYEMHIGFDELRATVLDVCRQADIEAGYIRLNVTRGTGLGLDPKNINRTPNVMVMVSTLSLYPEDAYEIGLHVVTCSLKVIPADVLDPRVKCIGRYASNILAKQEANRAGAGEGLMLNQQGHIAECTGDNVFLVNGRHIRTPHPASGILQGITRDTVIMLAREAGYTVEETFLTPYDVFSADEAFLTGTAAEVIAMVSLDSKKIGCGTPGEVTLDLMGRFRAHTATGVPF; this is encoded by the coding sequence ATGCCCAGATTGGTGTGGTTGAACGGTCAGGTGATGCCTCTCGAGAATGCGACGACCAGCGTCGCGGATCACGCGCACCTTTACGGTGACGGACTATTCGAAGGGATCCGCATCTATGACCGCAAGGTCTTCAAGCTGGACGAGCACCTTCGGCGGCTTTACCATGGCATTTCCTATCTTGGATACGAGATGCACATCGGTTTCGACGAGCTGCGCGCGACGGTGCTGGACGTCTGCCGGCAAGCGGATATCGAGGCGGGCTACATTCGGCTCAACGTTACGCGCGGAACCGGCCTCGGCCTCGACCCGAAGAATATCAACCGAACGCCAAATGTGATGGTTATGGTCTCCACGCTGTCGCTCTATCCGGAGGACGCGTACGAGATCGGCCTGCATGTGGTGACTTGCTCGCTCAAGGTCATTCCCGCCGATGTTTTGGACCCGCGCGTGAAGTGCATCGGACGATACGCGAGCAACATCCTCGCCAAGCAGGAAGCGAACCGAGCGGGCGCGGGCGAGGGGCTCATGTTGAACCAGCAGGGGCATATCGCCGAGTGCACCGGAGATAATGTGTTCCTCGTCAACGGACGTCACATCCGCACGCCGCATCCGGCTTCCGGCATCCTTCAGGGGATCACCCGCGACACCGTCATCATGCTGGCGCGAGAGGCGGGCTACACGGTGGAGGAGACTTTCCTTACCCCGTACGACGTCTTCTCAGCGGACGAGGCGTTCCTTACCGGCACGGCGGCCGAAGTGATCGCGATGGTCAGTCTCGACAGCAAGAAGATCGGTTGCGGTACGCCCGGAGAAGTCACGCTCGACCTTATGGGACGCTTCCGAGCTCATACGGCGACCGGCGTACCGTTCTAA
- a CDS encoding DUF4349 domain-containing protein — translation MSISQKIGAGAMLLFALVGCSSGQSDATGSVSAPAMRDEMAKAEPANSLLGQATGTVASNIGRPIHGGGAPSAPKPQLASLVTQQRSIIRKAELSVRVDSVEKAEKTVDKLVAGMGGYVDSATSSDLASEHPSISLTLRVPVGAFDQALDRFETLGVRLSKTIGSEDVTSQIVDLEARLKTMTATEETYRGLLRQTHQLQNVIELQDKLTEVRSQIESMAAQRKALSGLASLSTVTLTLQQSAVPAQAPADPNWLAQTWGESTSRLGGLMRSAAAIGIWAVVFSPLWAPVLWLLRRSYRAAKPAVRVVPQ, via the coding sequence ATGTCGATTTCACAGAAGATTGGGGCCGGAGCGATGTTGCTCTTCGCCCTCGTAGGTTGTAGTTCGGGACAATCTGACGCCACCGGTTCCGTGAGCGCGCCCGCGATGCGAGACGAGATGGCGAAGGCAGAACCAGCGAATAGTCTGCTGGGACAAGCGACCGGCACAGTCGCGTCGAACATAGGACGTCCAATCCATGGGGGAGGAGCGCCATCCGCTCCCAAGCCGCAGTTGGCAAGCTTAGTCACCCAACAGCGGTCCATTATCCGAAAGGCTGAGCTCTCCGTTCGGGTGGACAGCGTCGAAAAGGCGGAGAAGACGGTCGACAAGTTGGTAGCCGGAATGGGCGGCTACGTCGATTCCGCAACCAGCTCCGACCTGGCATCGGAACATCCTTCAATCTCGCTAACCCTACGCGTACCGGTTGGCGCGTTCGACCAAGCCCTCGACCGATTTGAGACCCTGGGAGTGCGCCTCTCGAAAACGATCGGTTCGGAGGACGTCACCTCCCAAATCGTCGACCTGGAAGCGCGGCTTAAGACGATGACCGCCACGGAGGAGACGTACCGAGGTCTCCTGCGGCAGACACATCAATTGCAGAATGTAATCGAGCTGCAAGATAAGCTGACCGAGGTGCGAAGCCAAATCGAAAGCATGGCAGCGCAGCGAAAAGCCCTTTCCGGCCTCGCCTCACTTTCAACGGTGACGCTGACCCTCCAACAGTCCGCGGTTCCCGCACAGGCCCCCGCCGACCCGAATTGGCTGGCCCAAACGTGGGGAGAATCCACTTCCCGCCTTGGTGGCCTCATGCGCTCGGCCGCCGCGATCGGAATCTGGGCCGTGGTTTTCAGCCCCCTTTGGGCGCCTGTCCTTTGGCTGCTCCGACGGTCGTACCGGGCGGCGAAGCCGGCGGTGAGGGTGGTCCCCCAATAG
- a CDS encoding Gfo/Idh/MocA family protein, whose amino-acid sequence MADKLKIGIIGSGGIAQGCHMRGYASIPDLCEIVACCDVNPDTAKAAAEKFGVKKTYTDYQEMLEKEKPDAVSVATPNKYHKQPTVDALNAGVHVLCEKPLGMNADECREMCAAARDNKKILQVGLQSRFNGPSKWLKTYIDAGNMGDIYFARAQALRRRGVPGWGVFINKELQGGGPLIDIGVHILDLTLFLMGYPKPVSASGKTWDQLGKNPELWNAWGDYDREKFTVEDFAVGLIKFDNGAVVSLESSFMGNGPDPFETQLYGTKAGAIISPYADRNEGIRIFTEQNRLLMDIKPGNVPNVESAHTAEVQAFVDAILNDKPSPVPGENGLILNAIFDAIYKSSATGDEQKVDVSF is encoded by the coding sequence ATGGCAGACAAGCTAAAGATCGGCATCATTGGTAGCGGCGGAATCGCGCAAGGCTGCCACATGCGGGGCTACGCCTCCATTCCTGACCTCTGTGAGATCGTCGCGTGCTGCGACGTGAACCCCGACACCGCCAAAGCGGCGGCCGAGAAGTTCGGCGTCAAAAAGACGTACACGGACTACCAGGAGATGCTCGAAAAGGAGAAGCCGGACGCCGTCTCCGTCGCCACTCCGAACAAGTATCACAAGCAACCGACGGTCGACGCCCTCAACGCGGGCGTACACGTTCTCTGCGAGAAGCCGCTCGGAATGAATGCCGACGAGTGCCGCGAAATGTGCGCGGCCGCTCGCGATAACAAGAAGATTTTGCAGGTCGGCCTCCAAAGCCGGTTCAACGGCCCCAGCAAGTGGCTGAAGACCTACATCGACGCCGGCAACATGGGCGACATCTACTTCGCCCGCGCCCAGGCTTTACGCCGGCGCGGCGTGCCTGGGTGGGGCGTCTTCATCAACAAGGAGCTTCAGGGCGGCGGTCCGCTGATCGATATCGGCGTGCATATTCTCGATCTCACCTTGTTCCTGATGGGCTACCCCAAGCCGGTCAGCGCGTCGGGCAAGACGTGGGATCAGCTCGGCAAGAACCCGGAGCTTTGGAATGCCTGGGGCGACTACGATCGCGAGAAGTTCACCGTAGAGGACTTCGCCGTCGGACTGATCAAGTTCGACAACGGCGCGGTCGTGTCGCTGGAGAGCTCCTTCATGGGGAACGGCCCCGATCCGTTCGAGACTCAGCTTTATGGAACCAAGGCCGGGGCGATCATCTCGCCGTACGCGGACCGAAATGAGGGGATTCGCATCTTCACCGAGCAGAATCGCCTGCTGATGGATATAAAGCCGGGGAACGTCCCGAACGTTGAATCGGCCCATACCGCCGAGGTCCAGGCGTTCGTCGACGCGATCCTGAACGACAAGCCATCGCCGGTTCCCGGAGAGAACGGTCTCATCCTCAATGCCATCTTCGACGCGATTTACAAGAGTAGCGCGACCGGAGACGAGCAGAAGGTCGACGTCTCCTTCTAA
- a CDS encoding TerC family protein, whose product MFGQTFQTADIASIAALVMLEAMLSGDNALVLAIMVRHLPKEQRQRALLYGLGGAFAFRLVAILLANAVLKLWWLQAVGAGYLIFLPIKHFVDHREGAPKKVSSGSFWHTVVAVELTDIAFAMDSVLAGVSFVDNRVSKIWVVYTGAIVGMILLRFAAGVFVRFLEKYPFLDHVAYLLVGWVGTKLMVLSAHNLDKVHPSLIAGYVPEMPQWMFWSVLGAIALGGSLVAVRKAAVVPTANEEYAEEVDEACQIPAIRDPRKPDRNRVE is encoded by the coding sequence ATGTTCGGACAGACCTTCCAGACCGCGGATATCGCCAGCATCGCCGCCTTGGTGATGCTCGAGGCGATGCTCTCGGGCGACAATGCGCTGGTTCTGGCGATCATGGTTCGGCATCTGCCCAAGGAGCAGCGGCAGCGGGCCCTCCTCTACGGCCTCGGCGGCGCGTTCGCGTTTCGCCTCGTCGCCATCCTTCTCGCCAACGCGGTGCTTAAGCTGTGGTGGCTCCAAGCGGTGGGCGCCGGCTATCTGATCTTCCTGCCGATCAAGCATTTCGTCGATCACCGGGAAGGCGCTCCGAAAAAGGTATCCAGCGGCAGTTTCTGGCACACCGTGGTGGCGGTCGAGCTCACCGACATCGCGTTCGCCATGGACAGTGTGCTGGCGGGCGTCTCCTTCGTCGACAACCGCGTCTCCAAGATTTGGGTCGTCTACACCGGCGCCATCGTCGGGATGATCCTTCTCCGGTTTGCGGCGGGCGTCTTTGTTCGCTTCTTGGAGAAATATCCGTTCCTCGATCACGTCGCTTATCTGCTCGTGGGGTGGGTGGGGACCAAACTGATGGTGCTTTCGGCGCACAACTTGGACAAGGTGCACCCAAGCCTTATCGCCGGTTACGTCCCCGAGATGCCGCAGTGGATGTTTTGGAGCGTTCTCGGCGCGATCGCCTTGGGAGGCAGTCTCGTGGCGGTCCGGAAGGCGGCCGTGGTCCCGACCGCAAACGAGGAATATGCGGAGGAAGTGGACGAAGCGTGTCAAATTCCCGCCATTCGCGACCCACGGAAGCCGGATCGGAACCGGGTTGAGTAA
- a CDS encoding FmdB family zinc ribbon protein, which yields MPTYVYQCSACNNTFEVEQRITADPLDTCECGSTGTVKRVIQRVAVSFKGSGFHINDYAGSGSEPKVEAKAETPAEPALAPPAPVASE from the coding sequence ATGCCCACGTACGTTTACCAGTGCAGCGCCTGTAACAATACTTTCGAAGTCGAACAACGGATCACGGCCGACCCTCTCGACACATGCGAGTGCGGTTCGACGGGAACGGTCAAGCGAGTGATTCAGCGGGTAGCGGTGTCGTTCAAGGGTTCCGGCTTCCACATCAACGACTACGCCGGATCGGGTTCGGAGCCGAAGGTGGAAGCCAAAGCCGAGACGCCAGCTGAGCCAGCCCTCGCGCCCCCCGCGCCGGTCGCTTCGGAATAA
- a CDS encoding type II toxin-antitoxin system Phd/YefM family antitoxin has protein sequence MKQVNVHEAKTHLSRLLDEVEAGEDIVIARGGKPAVRLVPFGGDRPGVIGLLKGKMTVSDDFDDPLPEDLLDLFEGKAE, from the coding sequence ATGAAGCAGGTGAACGTTCACGAGGCGAAAACCCATCTCTCCCGGCTGCTCGACGAAGTAGAGGCTGGCGAGGATATCGTCATCGCCCGAGGGGGTAAGCCCGCCGTTCGGCTAGTACCCTTCGGAGGGGACCGGCCCGGGGTTATTGGCCTCCTCAAAGGCAAGATGACGGTTTCCGACGATTTCGACGACCCGCTTCCCGAGGACCTCCTCGACCTCTTTGAAGGAAAGGCCGAGTGA
- a CDS encoding type II toxin-antitoxin system VapC family toxin: MRLLLDTHIAIWVLTDDVRLSQAARELLREPSRNVFYSVVSLWEIGIKHSLGRLDMTPVAVGGGMRDSGFQRLHIADEHLKRLVTLPFHHRDPFDRMLVAQAEAEPLKLVTSDQRLLVYGSTVLLV; encoded by the coding sequence GTGAGGCTTCTCCTCGATACGCACATCGCCATCTGGGTTCTTACCGACGACGTCAGGCTGTCCCAAGCCGCCAGAGAACTACTTCGCGAACCTAGCCGAAACGTTTTCTACAGCGTGGTGAGCCTGTGGGAGATTGGGATCAAACATAGCCTTGGGCGGCTGGATATGACACCGGTCGCCGTCGGAGGCGGAATGCGAGACAGTGGATTTCAGCGGCTTCACATCGCCGATGAGCATCTCAAGCGACTAGTAACCCTTCCGTTCCACCACCGCGACCCTTTCGACCGAATGCTCGTGGCCCAAGCCGAAGCCGAACCCCTGAAACTCGTCACGAGCGACCAACGGCTGCTTGTTTACGGATCCACCGTACTCTTGGTGTGA
- a CDS encoding serine hydrolase domain-containing protein, with translation MRELFLEAIANGVFPGVAYSVWHEGRLSQDAFGHFTYDPSSSVVGLDTIWDLASVSKVVGTTTAAMMLVEEGRLELDSPVASVLPEFGQNGKEDVTFTNLMVHDSGLVAFRRYHEFCRTPEEILAAIYAESLTYETGTQCVYSDLSMIVVGKAIEQITGQSLDEFLAKRLFQPLGMRDTGFFPPRERCAPTEVQEEWRSEIRSPRGPYIQGEVHDPTAMALGGVAGHAGLFSTVGDLTTFMSALVSGRIVSHDTVTRFTARQSELSSRALGWDTKSDPCSAGTLFGPRSFGHTGYTGTSVWCDPDRDLFAVLLSNRVHPTSENAKIIQFRPRFHDAVVRMIE, from the coding sequence ATGAGAGAGCTGTTCCTAGAAGCGATCGCGAACGGCGTTTTCCCGGGCGTGGCCTACTCGGTGTGGCACGAGGGGCGGCTGAGCCAGGATGCCTTTGGGCACTTCACCTACGATCCATCGTCATCGGTGGTTGGACTCGACACGATTTGGGATCTCGCGTCCGTTTCAAAAGTGGTCGGTACCACCACGGCGGCGATGATGTTAGTCGAAGAGGGGAGGCTCGAATTAGATAGCCCGGTGGCGTCCGTTCTGCCCGAGTTCGGACAGAACGGGAAGGAGGATGTGACGTTCACGAACCTAATGGTTCACGATTCAGGGCTCGTGGCCTTTCGCCGCTACCACGAGTTCTGCCGCACGCCTGAGGAGATTCTCGCCGCGATCTATGCGGAGTCGCTCACCTATGAAACGGGTACCCAGTGCGTGTACAGCGACTTGAGCATGATCGTGGTCGGCAAGGCGATCGAACAGATCACGGGGCAATCGCTCGACGAGTTTCTGGCGAAGCGTTTATTCCAGCCGCTGGGGATGAGGGATACCGGATTCTTTCCTCCGCGCGAGCGGTGCGCTCCTACCGAGGTGCAAGAAGAATGGCGCTCTGAAATTCGCAGCCCTCGAGGACCGTATATCCAGGGCGAGGTCCACGACCCGACGGCGATGGCGCTAGGTGGGGTCGCGGGGCACGCCGGACTGTTTTCGACCGTCGGTGATTTGACGACTTTTATGTCGGCATTAGTGTCGGGCCGGATTGTGAGCCACGACACGGTTACTCGCTTTACGGCTCGGCAAAGCGAATTGAGCAGCCGAGCCCTCGGGTGGGACACGAAAAGCGATCCGTGCAGTGCGGGAACTCTTTTCGGACCCCGTTCCTTCGGGCACACCGGCTACACGGGGACGAGCGTCTGGTGCGATCCGGATCGCGACCTCTTCGCAGTTTTGCTGAGCAACCGAGTTCATCCGACGAGTGAGAACGCAAAGATCATCCAATTCCGCCCGCGTTTCCACGACGCGGTGGTGAGGATGATCGAGTAA
- a CDS encoding aldo/keto reductase, which produces MEYTNLGRTGLKVSRLCLGTMNFGPKTTEPDSFAIMDRALEHGINFFDTADVYGWKKGEGITEQIIGRWFAQGGGRREKTVIATKVYGDMGDWPNEARLSALHIRRACEASLRRLQTDYIDLYQMHHVFRDSPWEEIWQAYEILVQQGKVIYAGSSNFAGWHITKANEAAKQRHFMGLVSEQSKYSLLERTVEMEVVPACLDYGLGMIPWSPLGGGVLGGRPEAEGRRTEGWAKDTYEKKGDQLDKWYALCAEIGEQPADAALAWLLHQPVVTAPIIGPRTMAQLDGSLRAVEIKFDADTLKKIDEIFPGFKTSPEHYAW; this is translated from the coding sequence ATGGAATATACGAATTTAGGACGCACCGGGCTGAAAGTCAGCCGCCTTTGCCTTGGGACGATGAATTTTGGTCCCAAAACCACCGAGCCGGATAGCTTTGCGATCATGGATCGGGCGCTGGAGCATGGGATCAACTTCTTCGATACCGCCGACGTTTACGGCTGGAAAAAGGGAGAAGGGATCACCGAGCAAATCATCGGCCGCTGGTTCGCACAAGGGGGCGGGCGACGAGAGAAAACAGTGATCGCGACCAAGGTGTACGGCGATATGGGCGACTGGCCCAACGAAGCCCGGCTGAGCGCGCTGCACATTCGCCGGGCGTGCGAAGCGTCGCTAAGACGTTTGCAGACCGACTATATCGACCTGTATCAAATGCACCACGTCTTCCGGGATTCTCCTTGGGAGGAGATCTGGCAGGCGTACGAGATCCTCGTTCAGCAGGGAAAGGTGATTTACGCCGGCTCGTCGAACTTCGCCGGGTGGCACATCACGAAGGCGAACGAGGCGGCCAAGCAGCGCCACTTCATGGGGCTCGTCAGCGAGCAGTCGAAGTACAGCTTGCTAGAACGCACCGTGGAGATGGAAGTCGTGCCGGCTTGTCTCGACTACGGCCTCGGAATGATCCCCTGGAGCCCGCTCGGCGGGGGCGTTTTGGGTGGCCGGCCGGAAGCGGAAGGGCGGCGGACCGAAGGTTGGGCGAAGGACACCTATGAGAAGAAGGGTGACCAGCTCGACAAGTGGTACGCCCTATGCGCCGAGATCGGAGAGCAGCCAGCCGATGCCGCTTTGGCATGGCTTCTGCATCAACCTGTGGTGACGGCGCCGATTATCGGCCCCCGCACCATGGCCCAGCTTGACGGATCGCTTCGGGCGGTCGAGATCAAGTTCGACGCGGACACCCTGAAGAAGATCGATGAGATCTTCCCGGGCTTCAAAACTTCGCCCGAGCACTACGCTTGGTAG